The Dreissena polymorpha isolate Duluth1 chromosome 8, UMN_Dpol_1.0, whole genome shotgun sequence genome includes the window CAACCTCGTTAAACAACTACACTATTTGGGCATCTTTGTCTAAATTACAATGCAATAATATTAGTTAACTGAATTAGATAAACAAAACTCTCTACAgaaacactaatagtacatgtatGACAGGACGCATTGCCAGTATGGGCAATAAACAGGTGATGCAATATACACGAAGACACAGTGTGCAACTAACAGAAAAAAGTTTTACGACCAATTTAAGTAGATACCGGTAAGAAGTTTAACAACAAAAGTAGATACCGATAAATTATGAAACTGGACAAGATTTGATGAGTTATATATCAATACTTTACCGTATGTACTGAATAAATATGGTATAGTTTACGATAAGCGATGCTCTTAAGATAAACATCGTATATAGTTTTGTGCAATAACGTTTGACATTTTAGTAACACGTGcgaaacaataataatacattaacccCGTGCGTTACCTGTTCTCTAACGGTGTCCGCTATTAGCCGCTTCAGTTTGTCGATGCTGTGGTTCATGCGCTCCCGTCGCTGCTTCTCCACCAGCGGCTTCCTGATCTGAGAAAAGAGGAACACATGATGTGAGTGATGTTGTTGAGTGCCCATTTAAATTGAACGTGTACCGTATACCATCTTGGCTCTAAGGTGAATTTTTAGCTATTTTTTAGTACAAAGGCAATATTTTGTCTGCAGCGAGTTAGGTAATGGCCTGTATTAAATGCGTTTTCTTGTAAATAGGTGTACCCTGATATTACAGATAAGCAGCTTTAATGCCTGCTATTAAGTTACAATGCATCCTGATGTATGTTTGTTAATGAAACCTCCTAAGAAGCCGAAGTTATATTGTTATACATTGTATGGCTTCGGtactaaaacaaaaaatgtttcaggaTAAGATGGTTTTGATGACGTGTAATTTATATCTCCAGCACATGTTTTGTCTTTTGAAAtacttttcaatatacaatatatagtaTTGAAACTTACCTTTCTCAAATAGCTGGAATCCTCCTGCTCAGCTTGTTTTATTGTAGATATTTTCATTGTGTTCACAGAATGCCAGTAACAATTGCAAGGAAAAAGATCGAGCCCGCTATAATtctattgtgttattttaattttctgtATAACTCTTTCTCAGCTGATAATACTTTTATGCTTCTACGAGGTATATGATTACTTATATACTAAATTGTTTCGTGTCAATTAAAGGCACGAGTTGATCGTCATTAACACGTCACGTGGATGTCCTTAATTAGCAGCAAACATGTAATAAACGCGTGACAAACACTTAACACTTTAGTTAAACAAGTCAACGTGTGTCAACAAAGAGTCTTCATTTATTTCCAATTTGTTTAACTTATGAAATACAAGTGGTAATCAAATTAAAGTAATTAATGCAATAACACTTTACTCAAATTATGTGCGACGATCTTTGTCACAGTGGTTGAGTACaatcatgtatttcattttaagtatCCTCTTTCAAATTAATTAACACCAGAGACGTCGTTACAAACATTACTGCATTTTTACGCTATTCTCGGAAAATACAGGTTTTGCTCCAATGTCAGTAAACTTGTGACAGATTTAACTAAGAAAATATGCCCTGGATAttattaaatttgacatttttattaaagtacTGATTCGGTTAAATGACTACCAACTTTTTTATAGTGATATTCTGTTAGATAATAAAATTACACTAGATTTTATTTACCGCATTTTGccgatgcattttattttcaattttaactccTCATAGTTTTAGCGAATAAAACTTCGAATATAAACTatggatcacatcatatgtggTATCATTTTAAAAGGCAGATTGGGTTTTATGTctgcccatattttcattgttatattcatttaaataatgaagttgtgcaagttttaattttaccctatttttcgcataataataatgaaattacccaagttttaatttgtcctgtttttgttttcaggtatttgcattcagtcgttttgattttccgcaaaatccttgcatattttgcgtgacacaagctaaaaaagggtgcattgcatcatatcagaacttatattttaaaaaagtgctaattgtaatttattaagtccCTTATTTTCTAAgtgatattcctttgcataagaaattaaagccagattttattttccccattttgtggGAGCATGCTTAAAGCCAAAACTTGTTtcaatccaaactcttcatagttctAGCGACTTAAACTCACAACATGTACTATGaatcatatcatcaatggtatcattttaaagtgcagactgaCTTTTAAGGCTGCCcttcttttcattttgatattcctttcaataatgaaattatccaagttttaatttgtcctATTTTTCAGGAatttgcattcagtcgttttgattttccgcaaaaaaccttgcatattttgcgtGACCAAAACTAAAAAAGGgagcattgcatcatatcataacttatatttttttaaagtattaattgtaatttattaagtgccatattttcattgtgatattcctttgcataagaaatttacaccagattttattttccCAATTGTGTGGGTGCATGCTTTAagccaaaaattgtttcaatccaaactcttcatagttctAACGACTAATACTGGCAACATGCTCAATGATTGTAATGTTAACCAGTCACAGTTCTGGAAATCTATTGGTAGAATAGGGGTGGGTCATTGTAAGGAAAATGGTATCCCGATGGAAGTTATTTTAGATGATGGGTCGGTATCGAAGGATGTTAAAGAGGTTTTGGATAAATGGAAATGGAAAACATTATACAGCAGACATGATGAAGaacacataaatattatagctgatGAGTCAAACACAGTAAACGAGCCCCTGTTTTTGATGGTATCAGTATCCTTGAAGTAATGACGGTTATTAAAGATGCTAAGCTAGGAAAGGCCTGTGGTATCGATAATATACATGTTGAGTCATTGAAGAATAATACTTCtgtcttatttttacattcattttttaatatatgttttattaggGGCGTGCTTCCTTCTATTTGGGGTACATGTATAATAAACCCCATACCCAAATCAGCAAAGAATGATCCAAGAGACCCGCTTTCGTATAGGGGGATCTCCCTTGCATGCTCAATGTATAAGCTATATTGTAACATTTTGAACAATAGATTGGTTAAATGGTCTGATGATAATAATATATTAGTTGATGAGCAGAATGGTTTTAGGAAAATCCGCAGTAATATAGACCAAATATATGCTTTGACCAGTTTGATCGACACTAGGAAGAAATCTGGACTGTCGACTTACACCGcttttattgatttcaaaaaaGCGTACGATTTTATTAACAGGGCTAAATTATGAAGACGTCTTACACAAATTGGAATACATGGAAAAATGTTCTCCAGTATAAAATCTTTGTATAGTTCAGTTTCTTCCTGTGTCCGGTTGAATGGGTTAAAGACCGACTGGTTTGATGTCAATTGTGGCTTAAAACAAGGGTGTTCGTTGTCGCCtttattgttcaatttttatAGCAATGATCTAGCTACTTACTTAAAAGCTACTGGTATAGGTATAAAGGTCGATAAAGACATTATTTGTATTCTGGTATATGCAGACGACATTGTATTACTAGCAGAGAGTCAACAAAGTCTACAATTATTGTTAAACCATCTAGATAGCTGGTGTTCGTCAAATGATATGGTTATTAACGATAAGAAAAGTAATGTTGTTCACTTCAGACCTAATAGTATCCAACAATGTGACAGTGTTTTCAAATGTGGTGAATCAGTGGTGTCAACCGTGGATAGATATACCTACCTGGGTATTTTATTGCAAGACCATTTTGACTTTTACTGCACTAAAAAACGAATCGAAAGTACTTGACTTCTTATTTATTCATAGTAGTACATAAATATGCAAACTTAACAAACAGAACATATAACAGTctaaataaaaattcatttcaaACTAAAACGGTCTCCACAATGAATCCTTAATCACGTGACCAATTTTGTCACCATGTCCAATAGAAACAACGCCTTCAGATATGACCTCGCTGTTTTCCATATATGAGACATTCATACTCAAGTAACACGAGTCCGATATACTCTCGTTGCTTGAGAGCGAGACGCTTGAATTGCTTTCTGAGAAAGGTCGCTCATGGTAATATCCTTTAGAAAACGCACTTGCGTATGTGATGGGAGAAAAATCCTGAGTGTTGAGAGTATATGTCGACATTTTGCTGACGTCATTTATTCTCACTGGGGTAGACATCTGATATTCACCGGGCATCTGATTTCGAACACACCTTTGAGGAACAGGCTGCGTCGCTTGTAGATGATCACTCAGCGCTTTGATCGTCTTCATATCGGCAGATTTCTGAGAGGTAAGGTACGTGATTATCTCCCTTGCACAAGCTTGGAACCCGGATGTGTAGGCGATCGACtcggttgccatggaaactgagCGGTGGCGTTGTTGAAGCTGCTGAAGGTGTAGCACTGTGAGGTCCAGAATGTCAGCCTTGTCTACACGCGTCATGGGAGACGTCTGgggataaaaataaacaaatgtattgTGCAGTTGGGAAACAAATCAAAGACGTAAGGCTTTAGGCTACAGTATATGTTCAAACATAGTTGTAAGTGTCTTTAATTGCAATTGCATGTTTGTTATTATCAAATAAAACGAGTCACTAGTTAAGCTTTTAAATATTGAGTACAATTTGTCCACTTTTTATAAAAATGCACACTACTGGATATGAAAACTCATTTATTGCAGCAACCTCGTTAAACAACTACACTATTTGGGCATCTTTGTCTAAATTACAATGCAATAATATTAGTTAACTGAATTAGATAAACAAAACTCTCTACAgaaacactaatagtacatgtatGACAGGACGCATTGCCAGTATGGGCAATAAACAGGTGATGCAATATACACGAAGACACAGTGTGCAACTAACAGAAAAAAGTTTTACGACCAATTTAAGTAGATACCGGTAAGAAGTTTAACAACAAAAGTAGATACCGATAAATTATGAAACTGGACAAGATTTGATGAGTTATATATCAATACTTTACCGTATGTACTGAATAAATATGGTATAGTTTACGATAAGCGATGCTCTTAAGATAAACATCGTATATAGTTTTGTGCAATAACGTTTGACATTTTAGTAACACGTGcgaaacaataataatacattaacccCGTGCGTTACCTGTTCTCTAACGGTGTCCGCTATTAGCCGCTTCAGTTTGTCGATGCTGTGGTTCATGCGCTCCCGTCGCTGCTTCTCCACCAGCGGCTTCCTGATCTGAGAAAAGAGGAACACATGATGTGAGTGATGTTGTTGAGTGCCCATTTAAATTGAACGTGTACCGTATACCATCTTGGCTCTAAGGTGAATTTTTAGCTATTTTTTAGTACAAAGGCAATATTTTGTCTGCAGCGAGTTAGGTAATGGCCTGTATTAAATGCGTTTTCTTGTAAATAGGTGTACCCTGATATTACAGATAAGCAGCTTTAATGCCTGCTATTAAGTTACAATGCATCCTGATGTATGTTTGTTAATGAAACCTCCTAAGAAGCCGAAGTTATATTGTTATACATTGTATGGCTTCGGtactaaaacaaaaaatgtttcaggaTAAGATGGTTTTGATGACGTGTAATTTATATCTCCAGCACATGTTTTGTCTTTTGAAAtacttttcaatatacaatatatagtaTTGAAACTTACCTTTCTCAAATAGCTGGAATCCTCCTGCTCAGCTTGTTTTATTGTAGATATTTTCATTGTGTTCACAGAATGCCAGTAACAATTGCAAGGAAAAAGATCGAGCCCGCTATAATtctattgtgttattttaattttctgtATAACTCTTTCTCAGCTGATAATACTTTTATGCTTCTACGAGGTATATGATTACTTATATACTAAATTGTTTCGTGTCAATTAAAGGCACGAGTTGATCGTCATTAACACGTCACGTGGATGTCCTTAATTAGCAGCAAACATGTAATAAACGCGTGACAAACACTTAACACTTTAGTTAAACAAGTCAACGTGTGTCAACAAAGAGTCTTCATTTATTTCCAATTTGTTTAACTTATGAAATACAAGTGGTAATCAAATTAAAGTAATTAATGCAATAACACTTTACTCAAATTATGTGCGACGATCTTTGTCACAGTGGTTGAGTACaatcatgtatttcattttaagtatCCTCTTTCAAATTAATTAACACCAGAGACGTCGTTACAAACATTACTGCATTTTTACGCTATTCTCGGAAAATACAGGTTTTGCTCCAATGTCAGTAAACTTGTGACAGATTTAACTAAGAAAATATGCCCTGGATAttattaaatttgacatttttattaaagtacTGATTCGGTTAAATGACTACCAACTTTTTTATAGTGATATTCTGTTAGATAATAAAATTACACTAGATTTTATTTACCGCATTTTGccgatgcattttattttcaattttaactccTCATAGTTTTAGCGAATAAAACTTCGAATATAAACTatggatcacatcatatgtggTATCATTTTAAAAGGCAGATTGGGTTTTATGTctgcccatattttcattgttatattcatttaaataatgaagttgtgcaagttttaattttaccctatttttcgcataataataatgaaattacccaagttttaatttgtcctgtttttgttttcaggtatttgcattcagtcgttttgattttccgcaaaatccttgcatattttgcgtgacacaagctaaaaaagggtgcattgcatcatatcagaacttatattttaaaaaagtgctaattgtaatttattaagtccCTTATTTTCTAAgtgatattcctttgcataagaaattaaagccagattttattttccccattttgtggGAGCATGCTTAAAGCCAAAACTTGTTtcaatccaaactcttcatagttctAGCGACTTAAACTCACAACATGTACTATGaatcatatcatcaatggtatcattttaaagtgcagactgaCTTTTAAGGCTGCCcttcttttcattttgatattcctttcaataatgaaattatccaagttttaatttgtcctATTTTTCAGGAatttgcattcagtcgttttgattttccgcaaaaaaccttgcatattttgcgtGACCAAAACTAAAAAAGGgagcattgcatcatatcataacttatatttttttaaagtattaattgtaatttattaagtgccatattttcattgtgatattcctttgcataagaaatttacaccagattttattttccCAATTGTGTGGGTGCATGCTTTAagccaaaaattgtttcaatccaaactcttcatagttctAACGACTAATACTGGCAACATGCTCAATGATTGTAATGTTAACCAGTCACAGTTCTGGAAATCTATTGGTAGAATAGGGGTGGGTCATTGTAAGGAAACTGGTATCCCGATGGAAGTTATTTTAGATGATGGGTCGGTATCGAAGGATGTTAAAGAGGTTTTGGATAAATGGAAATGGAAAACATTATACAGCAGACATGATGAAGaacacataaatattatagctgatGAGTCAAACACAGTAAACGAGCCCCTGTTTTTGATGGTATCAGTATCCTTGAAGTAATGACGGTTATTAAAGATGCTAAGCTAGGAAAGGCCTGTGGTATCGATAATATACATGTTGAGTCATTGAAGAATAATACTTCtgtcttatttttacattcattttttaatatatgttttattaggGGCGTGCTTCCTTCTATTTGGGGTACATGTATAATAAACCCCATACCCAAATCAGCAAAGAATGATCCAAGAGACCCGCTTTCGTATAGGGGGATCTCCCTTGCATGCTCAATGTATAAGCTATATTGTAACATTTTGAACAATAGATTGGTTAAATGGTCTGATGATAATAATATATTAGTTGATGAGCAGAATGGTTTTAGGAAAATCCGCAGTAATATAGACCAAATATATGCTTTGACCAGTTTGATCGACACTAGGAAGAAATCTGGACTGTCGACTTACACCGCTTTTTTTTGATTTCAAAAAAGCGTACGATTTTATTAACAGGGCTAAATTATGAAGACGTCTTACACAAATTGGAATACATGGAAAAATGTTCTCCAGTATAAAATCTTTGTATAGTTCAGTTTCTTCCTGTGTCCGGTTGAATGGGTTAAAGACCGACTGGTTTGATGTCAATTGTGGCTTAAAACAAGGGTGTTCGTTGTCGCCtttattgttcaatttttatAGCAATGATCTAGCTACTTACTTAAAAGCTACTGGTATAGGTATAAAGGTCGATAAAGACATTATTTGTATTCTGGTATATGCAGACGACATTGTATTACTAGCAGAGAGTCAACAAAGTCTACAATTATTGTTAAACCATCTAGATAGCTGGTGTTCGTCAAATGATATGGTTATTAACGATAAGAAAAGTAATGTTGTTCACTTCAGACCTAATAGTATCCAACAATGTGACAGTGTTTTCAAATGTGGTGAATCAGTGGTGTCAACCGTGGATAGATATACCTACCTGGGTATTTTATTGCAAGACCATTTTGACTTCAATAttaccactgggggctgacgaggtcaaagcgtagtccgtttcgctacgacgtcgggtatatgttttactacgaaaacattgttaaaatacacatgacatcgataacggattagtagaaaattgtgtttaaaacatgtaagattatgcttttctactgacaaaactctgaatttaagcacaatgaaatttcataggtctgttacatcaaattataatccaagatgtgtctggtttatgcggttaaacatgaaatataccgctgatttatcaaaccgaagtaaagtttcacttaaaaaaaatgcaatttaggtttacaactgtgttaaatgacacaattttacaatttccaaattgatctatgtatcgtgaAGCCACTTGTGTGTTTAGAAAtatgtagggtgacccagttatcagaagtaaaggctattattattacttttattaggcgtgatcatgtctctgacagtatacgtatatgcctcgctacgacaacgctttagcatgtatgcgtttctcacagaagacgtattggttatctctcgaaggcaaaataaagaaaaggttttttttaatatagagtcattgagtggctggatgtttcctttgagaaagaggtagtaacaacggcacaacatgatccgaagcgcacagtcaacatggtaatgcacattattatgatataattaaattcacgacaaggccaaaggaaacgaaaatccatatatatgacgacagttgagagtcgagaaccttatgtcgtcggtctcaataaaaatgacgcatcttcttCTAGTGACAATCCCTTACACGCTTATTTTGATAGAGagcgacgataggttttcagcatacggtactctttatcaaataacattcgattctcgttatccccaactcgcttatctcgaaacgctgcttatgtcaaagtaaatcccatgtcccaacttcgatcattatttatctcatacggatttcatttttacattgtaaatatcaaagcgattttcttgaaaatcggttatcgtcaactaattttgagatgaatttcatgttcgtat containing:
- the LOC127840540 gene encoding enhancer of split mgamma protein-like — its product is MKISTIKQAEQEDSSYLRKIRKPLVEKQRRERMNHSIDKLKRLIADTVREQTSPMTRVDKADILDLTVLHLQQLQQRHRSVSMATESIAYTSGFQACAREIITYLTSQKSADMKTIKALSDHLQATQPVPQRKPLVEKQRRERMNHSIDKLKRLIADTVREQTSPMTRVDKADILDLTVLHLQQLQQRHRSVSMATESIAYTSGFQACAREIITYLTSQKSADMKTIKALSDHLQATQPVPQRVEVVASTGRFIRWWCGCLGVA